Proteins co-encoded in one Bombus pyrosoma isolate SC7728 linkage group LG4, ASM1482585v1, whole genome shotgun sequence genomic window:
- the LOC122566496 gene encoding transport and Golgi organization protein 6 homolog isoform X1 yields the protein MDYHEILLHLTTFNKTEDGKADFDEKLHRVLQKIQLVLVKNDENLVINSIEDENEPDDIRYRYIYIMIYVLKKIKMNNSTNDSSLLSVKQFRTLKVCIEMITAIGIISCLLPGVGIDMAKLCPRVMMVWNEDISDFQKYKRLKFAVNSIIELYDDIMFRPAILAQIGSLFAALLQLSYAPLIKPLENTIPTQEGNESKVKFIMTKDIYDKLKKDQEHSICLLHKLLNNCPSSICMRELMVILGIKGVPRWLQRETRKYLVQQLMQPNGIISIVTIVCENPLDYGQHWNKLDTISRLIATSHGTNSDEYYKSICPQLLNLLSSNRIMHSATIASYCITILHEYNPIVCYKNIVKVICDPLLVNSENEEKVKSEEEVEKCIENLTRCFVTMESKFKQLPSELLMNVAVPLFSLYNTVRQSAYVLKTKLKQLVLLLLYEQPLRTDLFAAFLGHNVTSSFGNYLKSKFGPAGGIEILGLDRTCKYEEFADTLFDLTFTTKNLSTKLFTYLLKFLSNSIKVEQVEAQNTLETEEDTMEKMEEKLAAVKLLSSLANISVVQESQVEDPKLMFYFIKLLVNQHLKKTQDLTADEDCEILYVGLMLVKMIVNEKKRSLDWTVFNDFVRFLKECCAFSNIPSQLLMLMRELIELVETKGKPEKKHYEDLSAGCKVSNRFESIIQDLADPLLPVRAHALVVLTKLIENMDPCAISKKSVLLQLFMESVKHEDSFIYLAAINGLCALATSYPEIVVKTLVQEYIDIPQRISGGDINVETRVKLGEILVKMTRNLGEMVSSYKNILINGFLCAIRDADSLMRASSLSCLAELCKVLGFRLGDNVIEVIYCITSIVKTDKVPECRRAAVMVSTLLFRGLARDTLTSLGKDLVDLYRGLKHLRDNDEDLILRLHAQLALEELDLIVQDFILASPKLEKKIIL from the exons atGGACTATCATGAAATACTGCTTCATTtaacaacatttaataaaactgAGGATG gAAAGGCTGActttgatgaaaaattgcaCAGGGTTTTGCAAAAAATACAGCTAGTTTTAgtgaaaaatgatgaaaacCTTGTAATTAACAGTATTGAAGATGAAAATGAACCTGATGATATTAG gtaTCGGTACATATATATCATGATATATgttttgaaaaagataaagatgaATAATTCCACAAACGATAGCTCTTTACTTAGTGTTAAGCAATTCCGTACTTTAAAAGTTTGTATAGAAATGATAACTGCCATAGGAATTATATCTTGTCTTTTACCTGGCGTCGGAATTGACATGGCTAAATTATGTCCCAGAGTTATGATGGTCTGGAACGAAGATATATCAGATTTTCAA aaatataagAGATTAAAATTTGCAGTTAATTCTATCATAGAATTATACGATGATATTATGTTTCGTCCTGCAATACTTGCTCAAATAGGATCCTTATTCGCTGCACTTTTACAATTATCCTATGCCCCATTGATAAAACCACTGGAAAACACTATACCGACTCAAGAAGGAAATGAAAGCAAggttaaatttataatgactaaagatatatatgataaattaaaaaaagatcaaGAACACTCTATATGTTTGCTTCATAAGTTATTAAATAACTGTCCCTCGTCTATATGCATGAGAGAATTGATGGTAATTCTTGGCATTAAAGGAGTACCAAGATGGCTCCAACGTGAAACCCGCAAATATTTAGTACAGCAACTAATGCAACCTAATGGAATTATTTCAATCGTAACTATTGTTTGTGAAAATCCATTGGATTATGGACAACATTGGAATAAATTGGATACTATTTCCCGATTAATAGCTACATCACATGGAACTAATTCtgatgaatattataaatccaTATGCCCACAA TTACTGAATCTTTTGAGTTCAAACCGGATTATGCATTCGGCAACAATAGCAAGCTACTGCATTACTATATTGCATGAATACAATCCGATTGtttgctataaaaatattgtaaaagtGATATGTGATCCATTACTAGTAAATTCAGAAAATGAAGAGAAGGTGAAAAGCGAGGAAGAAGtggaaaaatgtattgaaaatttaacaagATGCTTTGTCACCAtggaaagtaaatttaaacaattgcCTTCTGAACTTTTAATGAACGTAGCTGTTCCTTTATTCTCATTATATAACACTGTTAGACAAAGTGCTTATGTACTAAAAACTAAACTTAAACAACTTGTACTACTGCTTTTATATGAACAACCACTAAGAACTGATCTTTTTGCCGCATTTCTTGGGCACAATGTAACTAGTAGTTTTGggaattatttgaaatcaAAGTTTGGACCAGCAGGTGGAATTGAAATTCTTGGATTAGATAGGACTTGCAAATACGAAGAATTTGCAGACACTTTATTTGATTTGACGTTTACTACAAAAAATCTATCAACTAAACTGTTTacctatttattaaaatttctatcaaattccATAAAAGTGGAACAAGTGGAAGCTCAAAATACGTTAGAAACTGAGGAAGATACAATGgaaaagatggaagaaaaattagcAGCTGTGAAACTTCTATCAAGTTTAGCTAATATATCTGTTGTGCAAGAATCACAAGTTGAAGATCCAAAACTAATGttctatttcataaaattattagttaATCAGCATCTAAAAAAAACACAGGATTTGACAGCAGATGAAGACTGTGAAATCTTATATGTAGGCTTAATGTTAGTGAAAATGAttgtaaacgaaaaaaagagatCTTTAGATTGGACAGTATTCAATGATTTTGTAAGATTCTTGAAAGAATGTTGtgctttttcaaatattccatctCAATTGTTAATGTTAATGCGAGAATTGATAGAACTAGTTGAAACTAAAGGTAAACCAGAAAAAAAACATTATGAGGACCTGTCAGCCGGTTGTAAAGTATCAAACAGATTCGAAAGCATAATTCAAGATCTTGCGGATCCGTTACTACCTGTACGTGCTCATGCACTTGTAGTTCTTACTAAACTAATTGAAAATATGGATCCATGTgctatttctaaaaaatcaGTTCTTCTACAATTATTTATG gAAAGTGTGAAACATGAAGATTCGTTTATATATTTGGCAGCAATTAACGGATTATGTGCTTTAGCCACTTCATATCCAGAAATAGTTGTTAAAACATTAGTACAGGAATATATTGATATACCACAGCGCATTTCTGGCGGAGACATAAATGTAGAAACTAGAGTTAAGTTGGGAGAAATACTTGTAAAAATGACCAGAAATTTAG gtGAAATGGTATCGTcttataagaatattttaataaacggaTTCTTATGTGCTATACGAGATGCAGATTCTTTAATGCGAGCATCTAGTCTTTCTTGCTTAGCTGAACTCTGTAAAGTACTAGGTTTTCGTTTGGGGGATAACGTTATTGAG GTGATCTATTGCATTACCAGTATTGTAAAAACAGACAAAGTCCCTGAATGTCGACGAGCTGCAGTTATGGTTAGCACTTTATTATTCCGTGGTCTTGCAAGGGATACATTAACAAGCCTGGGTAAAGATTTGGTTGACTTATATCGTGGCCTTAAACACTTACGAGACAACGATGAGGATCTAATACTACGTTTACATGCTCAACTAGCACTGGAAGAATTAGATTTAATTGTGCAAGACTTCATCCTCGCTTCTCcaaaacttgaaaaaaaaattattctttag
- the LOC122566496 gene encoding transport and Golgi organization protein 6 homolog isoform X2, whose protein sequence is MKMNLMILGIISCLLPGVGIDMAKLCPRVMMVWNEDISDFQKYKRLKFAVNSIIELYDDIMFRPAILAQIGSLFAALLQLSYAPLIKPLENTIPTQEGNESKVKFIMTKDIYDKLKKDQEHSICLLHKLLNNCPSSICMRELMVILGIKGVPRWLQRETRKYLVQQLMQPNGIISIVTIVCENPLDYGQHWNKLDTISRLIATSHGTNSDEYYKSICPQLLNLLSSNRIMHSATIASYCITILHEYNPIVCYKNIVKVICDPLLVNSENEEKVKSEEEVEKCIENLTRCFVTMESKFKQLPSELLMNVAVPLFSLYNTVRQSAYVLKTKLKQLVLLLLYEQPLRTDLFAAFLGHNVTSSFGNYLKSKFGPAGGIEILGLDRTCKYEEFADTLFDLTFTTKNLSTKLFTYLLKFLSNSIKVEQVEAQNTLETEEDTMEKMEEKLAAVKLLSSLANISVVQESQVEDPKLMFYFIKLLVNQHLKKTQDLTADEDCEILYVGLMLVKMIVNEKKRSLDWTVFNDFVRFLKECCAFSNIPSQLLMLMRELIELVETKGKPEKKHYEDLSAGCKVSNRFESIIQDLADPLLPVRAHALVVLTKLIENMDPCAISKKSVLLQLFMESVKHEDSFIYLAAINGLCALATSYPEIVVKTLVQEYIDIPQRISGGDINVETRVKLGEILVKMTRNLGEMVSSYKNILINGFLCAIRDADSLMRASSLSCLAELCKVLGFRLGDNVIEVIYCITSIVKTDKVPECRRAAVMVSTLLFRGLARDTLTSLGKDLVDLYRGLKHLRDNDEDLILRLHAQLALEELDLIVQDFILASPKLEKKIIL, encoded by the exons ATGAAAATGAACCTGATGATATTAG GAATTATATCTTGTCTTTTACCTGGCGTCGGAATTGACATGGCTAAATTATGTCCCAGAGTTATGATGGTCTGGAACGAAGATATATCAGATTTTCAA aaatataagAGATTAAAATTTGCAGTTAATTCTATCATAGAATTATACGATGATATTATGTTTCGTCCTGCAATACTTGCTCAAATAGGATCCTTATTCGCTGCACTTTTACAATTATCCTATGCCCCATTGATAAAACCACTGGAAAACACTATACCGACTCAAGAAGGAAATGAAAGCAAggttaaatttataatgactaaagatatatatgataaattaaaaaaagatcaaGAACACTCTATATGTTTGCTTCATAAGTTATTAAATAACTGTCCCTCGTCTATATGCATGAGAGAATTGATGGTAATTCTTGGCATTAAAGGAGTACCAAGATGGCTCCAACGTGAAACCCGCAAATATTTAGTACAGCAACTAATGCAACCTAATGGAATTATTTCAATCGTAACTATTGTTTGTGAAAATCCATTGGATTATGGACAACATTGGAATAAATTGGATACTATTTCCCGATTAATAGCTACATCACATGGAACTAATTCtgatgaatattataaatccaTATGCCCACAA TTACTGAATCTTTTGAGTTCAAACCGGATTATGCATTCGGCAACAATAGCAAGCTACTGCATTACTATATTGCATGAATACAATCCGATTGtttgctataaaaatattgtaaaagtGATATGTGATCCATTACTAGTAAATTCAGAAAATGAAGAGAAGGTGAAAAGCGAGGAAGAAGtggaaaaatgtattgaaaatttaacaagATGCTTTGTCACCAtggaaagtaaatttaaacaattgcCTTCTGAACTTTTAATGAACGTAGCTGTTCCTTTATTCTCATTATATAACACTGTTAGACAAAGTGCTTATGTACTAAAAACTAAACTTAAACAACTTGTACTACTGCTTTTATATGAACAACCACTAAGAACTGATCTTTTTGCCGCATTTCTTGGGCACAATGTAACTAGTAGTTTTGggaattatttgaaatcaAAGTTTGGACCAGCAGGTGGAATTGAAATTCTTGGATTAGATAGGACTTGCAAATACGAAGAATTTGCAGACACTTTATTTGATTTGACGTTTACTACAAAAAATCTATCAACTAAACTGTTTacctatttattaaaatttctatcaaattccATAAAAGTGGAACAAGTGGAAGCTCAAAATACGTTAGAAACTGAGGAAGATACAATGgaaaagatggaagaaaaattagcAGCTGTGAAACTTCTATCAAGTTTAGCTAATATATCTGTTGTGCAAGAATCACAAGTTGAAGATCCAAAACTAATGttctatttcataaaattattagttaATCAGCATCTAAAAAAAACACAGGATTTGACAGCAGATGAAGACTGTGAAATCTTATATGTAGGCTTAATGTTAGTGAAAATGAttgtaaacgaaaaaaagagatCTTTAGATTGGACAGTATTCAATGATTTTGTAAGATTCTTGAAAGAATGTTGtgctttttcaaatattccatctCAATTGTTAATGTTAATGCGAGAATTGATAGAACTAGTTGAAACTAAAGGTAAACCAGAAAAAAAACATTATGAGGACCTGTCAGCCGGTTGTAAAGTATCAAACAGATTCGAAAGCATAATTCAAGATCTTGCGGATCCGTTACTACCTGTACGTGCTCATGCACTTGTAGTTCTTACTAAACTAATTGAAAATATGGATCCATGTgctatttctaaaaaatcaGTTCTTCTACAATTATTTATG gAAAGTGTGAAACATGAAGATTCGTTTATATATTTGGCAGCAATTAACGGATTATGTGCTTTAGCCACTTCATATCCAGAAATAGTTGTTAAAACATTAGTACAGGAATATATTGATATACCACAGCGCATTTCTGGCGGAGACATAAATGTAGAAACTAGAGTTAAGTTGGGAGAAATACTTGTAAAAATGACCAGAAATTTAG gtGAAATGGTATCGTcttataagaatattttaataaacggaTTCTTATGTGCTATACGAGATGCAGATTCTTTAATGCGAGCATCTAGTCTTTCTTGCTTAGCTGAACTCTGTAAAGTACTAGGTTTTCGTTTGGGGGATAACGTTATTGAG GTGATCTATTGCATTACCAGTATTGTAAAAACAGACAAAGTCCCTGAATGTCGACGAGCTGCAGTTATGGTTAGCACTTTATTATTCCGTGGTCTTGCAAGGGATACATTAACAAGCCTGGGTAAAGATTTGGTTGACTTATATCGTGGCCTTAAACACTTACGAGACAACGATGAGGATCTAATACTACGTTTACATGCTCAACTAGCACTGGAAGAATTAGATTTAATTGTGCAAGACTTCATCCTCGCTTCTCcaaaacttgaaaaaaaaattattctttag